The following coding sequences lie in one Bacillota bacterium genomic window:
- the brxF gene encoding BREX-3 system P-loop-containing protein BrxF, whose amino-acid sequence MKTDELKKQIVAARSRYYRLVLLVGSAATGKTKILVQIAKDEGYPYINLNLMLSQKLLEYPAKIRALRLPRIVETILGETGKDTVLLDNTEILFDPVLQQDPLRLLQQVSRNRTIVAAWNGKFEGGALIYAEPDHPEYRKYYEIDALVCPLG is encoded by the coding sequence ATGAAAACAGATGAACTCAAAAAACAAATAGTAGCAGCCCGGTCGAGGTATTATCGACTGGTTTTACTGGTTGGGTCAGCTGCAACCGGAAAAACCAAAATTCTTGTTCAAATAGCCAAAGATGAGGGTTATCCCTATATTAATCTGAACCTCATGCTGAGCCAGAAACTTCTGGAATATCCCGCTAAAATACGAGCGTTACGCCTGCCGAGAATAGTGGAGACGATCTTAGGCGAAACGGGAAAGGACACTGTCCTTCTGGATAATACAGAAATACTTTTTGATCCTGTTCTTCAACAGGACCCTTTACGTTTACTTCAACAAGTCAGCCGCAATCGAACTATCGTTGCCGCATGGAACGGCAAATTCGAGGGTGGTGCGCTGATTTATGCCGAGCCGGATCACCCGGAGTACAGAAAGTATTATGAAATCGATGCCCTTGTTTGTCCTTTGGGGTAA